agagagagatcatagTACTTTACCTATAATTTTCatcatataacatatataatttttttttctttttttctttttttgttattgcatttttaattattcttttgattcaattaaacttctatttgattaaatattctagaaagagattttaaatACAATAAACTTTAAATAACTTGCTGTCAATATACCACCATGCATAGATAAAGATATAATCTTGACTGAGTCCTCTAGTAAACTTTGAAGACGGTTACGTtagtttgtaaataattttatagtaaaagttgtaataatatataatttatattgcACGGAGTCCTCCAATGAACAACTAAgtcctaattttattttctttttctttttccctcctCTCTTCCAGCCATAATTATGGGTAATTAAGCTTAAAGACACTAGCGGTTAAAGATCATGACATAATCTCAAGTGCGATACAACATGAATAGcatctgaaaataaaatattgcagCTGAAGATATATTTCTTGTCATAATTAAGCACAAGTATACTTGCTCCGAAATTATAAGTATAAGAAAAGGCTTGCATTATTCATTTACTAATAAATATCATTCAAGCATTTATTACATTGACACAATCATGTATGTGCCTTAGTCAATGACACTTATTGTTCTCTTATAATTATAGAGAGAAGAAGGAACGAATAATTCCTCTTGGTAAATTCAAGGGCAAAAAGTAATAACGTAGTCAGGTGCACCGGAGCAGGTAAATGTGCTGTTCTTATCATCATAAGCGTAGCTATAAGCTTGAGGGCATTGGTTCTCAAAGATCATGGAATAGCTTGTAGGTGGGCATGTCTCTGGAGTATTATTAGCGCCAGTGCAACAATACTTTGGCTCATTGAATGCTGTGCATGCGCTCTTACAAGCGATCACGCTTCCATCAGACCCTTTTACTTGTAGCTCAGCAGGGCACACAGCATTCACGTCTGCTGGGCAGCTTGAGGGCTTGCAGTCACCGGTCCCTCCTTGTGTAGCAACTGAAACAGGGAGGTTGAAGCCATCTACAAGGCTGACATCGTAGAAATCTTGTCCACCACTAGCTGCTACGTTGATTTCTACCAAAGATGCCGGTGGGATTGCACCGGCGCCGTTGCATGCAACCTGGCCAGAGGCACAATCAGCAGTTTCGCAAGAGAACTTTCCTGAGGCATCCGTGGTGCAACGTGTTCGGGCCCAAAACCGGCCTATCCATGGAGCTTGGACATCAACTGATGAGGATGCTTTGGATGCCAGCTCAAATCCAGTAGTTGACAACTGGGGTTTTTGGTCCGCAGTTAGAGTTCCTGGCCAAACAGTTGTTGGACAGTTGTTTGTGAAAGTTATTTTAGCAGCATGAGCACCTGCACAACATAAATTGTCAATGATCAtcaaattcattttttcatattagcttaagttttgaGGATAAATTGTActttgaagtatatatataacttgcaTGCAACAAATAAGTAGGAGATACACAattttattgagtaaatgagtaaatGAGCAATTtgctaattaatatattataactaGACAATGAGATATATACCAGATAGGAAACAGAAGGCCAAGGCAAGGCCGAAGAGTGCAAGGGTTTTCATCATTATAATTTGTAATAGACTAGTTGCTCTGGGTTGAGTATTGTGGTGCTAATCTTATGAACTTGGAGCGGTTTATATAGAGCNNNNNNNNNNNNNNNNNNNNNNNNNNNNNNNNNNNNNNNNNNNNNNNNNNNNNNNNNNNNNNNNNNNNNNNNNNNNNNNNNNNNNNNNNNNNNNNNNNNNGCCACCCctagttttttccttttcttttcttttttttttttttttaaaaaaaaattttttttaataaaaaaaatacattaatttaaaaaaaattaaaaaaattaaataggtgccacgtgtcaacatctgattggttcacgtgttagtcctaacggtcaactaacggatggactaaattggtcctttatcaaactccaggggggtcctgtgataaaaatgaaaccccaggggggaaaaaataaagttgctaaACCTTAGGGGGGTTTGAGGTATTTAATCCTATAAAGTTTATTGAATAATGTTACACAtactttcacttttctatacctAATTCCTCACACGTACTCATAAATAACTTTTAGTACCTTCCAATTACATGTTGACATGTATTAATAAATTGTAAAAGTGTTGCaagtttaacatttttcaaatgaataaataaGAGACAAGTTATACCTTACCGCCTATAAATTATATGAACTTTGAGTACTGATCGAAATTGAGAAGTGCcaatattattttgaaatgcCCCTATTTATGTGAAATTTGAAACCTGACTAACctccctttcatttttttttttcttcttctaattaattaatctccCCTTCATCTTAGAACGCGATGTCTAATATTGACTCTAATGCTTCTTAGTATTGAAATTACGTAAAATATTTCCACATTATTTAGTTAGGCCATTCACACAACATATATGAGATACGTACTAATTAATGAcaacacgtcactaattaattaattaggttttGAGTTCCAACGATAGAATAGGATTGTCTCTCAATtgaaaaatatctattttatgaATCAGATATTTTGTTCTTCCAGAAGATAACATTTTGGGTCCAGTCCAGCTCATCCtttatgcatgcatatatagtAAATACAGGGATTGCTTGGTAGACCATGCCACCTATATTTTCTGGAAGCAGACAaatctatatataatttgtcTGATTCCAAACCACGTT
Above is a genomic segment from Corylus avellana chromosome ca9, CavTom2PMs-1.0 containing:
- the LOC132191389 gene encoding thaumatin-like protein 1b, translated to MMKTLALFGLALAFCFLSGAHAAKITFTNNCPTTVWPGTLTADQKPQLSTTGFELASKASSSVDVQAPWIGRFWARTRCTTDASGKFSCETADCASGQVACNGAGAIPPASLVEINVAASGGQDFYDVSLVDGFNLPVSVATQGGTGDCKPSSCPADVNAVCPAELQVKGSDGSVIACKSACTAFNEPKYCCTGANNTPETCPPTSYSMIFENQCPQAYSYAYDDKNSTFTCSGAPDYVITFCP